The following proteins are co-located in the uncultured Propionivibrio sp. genome:
- a CDS encoding ABC transporter permease codes for MHLLEPRPYPSRVMRWTAPLIAVVATLIVGSLLFLALGKDPLESFHVFFIQPLESSYGWSELLIKACPLILIAQGLALGFKARIYNIGAEGQLIVGALAGGGVAIAMEGSDASWIVPAMVVAGALGGALWGAIPALLKTRFNAEETLTTLMLSYVANHLLAYMVNGPWRDPEGMNFPQSIMFSDSALFSILLEGSRVNTSVFITLFAVLAFWMFNARSFLHFQIEVGGHAPAASLYAGFSSKRAVWLTLVLSGMTAGIAGVGEIAGPVGQLNLNISPGYGFAAIIVAYLGRLHALGIVLAGFLMALIYLGGEAAQVALQTPAAITGIFQGMLLFFLLGSDVFIDNRLRRRIA; via the coding sequence ATGCATCTGCTTGAACCCCGTCCCTATCCCTCGCGCGTCATGCGCTGGACGGCGCCGCTGATCGCCGTCGTCGCCACGCTGATCGTCGGTTCGCTGCTCTTCCTTGCACTCGGCAAGGATCCGCTCGAATCCTTCCATGTCTTCTTCATCCAACCGCTGGAAAGCAGCTACGGCTGGAGCGAACTGCTGATCAAGGCCTGCCCGCTGATCCTCATCGCCCAAGGCTTGGCGCTCGGCTTCAAGGCGCGCATCTACAACATCGGTGCCGAAGGGCAGTTGATCGTCGGCGCGCTCGCCGGCGGCGGCGTCGCAATCGCCATGGAAGGCAGCGACGCGAGCTGGATCGTCCCGGCCATGGTCGTCGCCGGCGCCCTCGGCGGCGCGCTCTGGGGCGCCATCCCGGCGCTGCTCAAGACGCGCTTCAACGCCGAGGAAACGCTGACGACGCTGATGCTCTCCTATGTCGCCAACCACCTGCTGGCCTACATGGTCAACGGCCCCTGGCGTGACCCGGAAGGCATGAATTTCCCGCAATCGATCATGTTCAGCGACAGCGCGCTGTTCAGCATTCTGCTCGAGGGATCACGCGTCAACACCTCGGTCTTCATCACCCTGTTCGCGGTCCTCGCCTTCTGGATGTTCAACGCGCGTAGCTTCCTGCATTTCCAGATCGAAGTCGGCGGCCACGCACCGGCAGCATCCTTGTACGCCGGTTTTTCGTCGAAGCGCGCCGTCTGGCTGACGCTCGTTCTCTCCGGCATGACCGCCGGCATCGCCGGCGTCGGCGAGATCGCCGGCCCGGTCGGACAGCTGAACCTGAATATTTCGCCCGGTTACGGCTTCGCCGCGATCATCGTCGCCTACCTCGGCCGCCTTCATGCACTTGGCATCGTCCTCGCCGGTTTCCTGATGGCGCTCATCTATCTCGGCGGTGAGGCCGCCCAGGTGGCGCTGCAAACGCCGGCGGCGATCACCGGCATCTTCCAGGGCATGCTGCTGTTTTTCCTGCTCGGCTCCGACGTCTTCATCGACAACCGGCTGCGCCGCCGGATCGCCTGA
- a CDS encoding ABC transporter ATP-binding protein, with translation MSTSVPRLELLNITKRYPTIVANADVSLSVMPGEIHAILGENGAGKSTLMKIIYGAVKADAGTIRMNGEDIAITNPAQARRLGIGMVFQHFSLFETLTVAENIALVLDEPFDLAALSQRVKQISERYGLPLDPDRRVHSLSVGERQRVEIVRCLLQNPTLLILDEPTSVLTPQAVEKLFDTLRQLAAEGVSILYISHKLHEIQALCDRATILRNGRVTGTANPREESPASLARMMIGRELPVCEAPPYLGERRPMLTVQHLNLTSAGPFGSSLHDVSLTVHSGEILGIAGISGNGQAELMAAISGEHPVHKDAVRLDGKPIGHLNAGNRRAKGLVYVPEERLGRGTVPPLSLSRNALLTAHRHGMKHWGLVRYGKARDYAEECVARFDVRGGGAGTNARALSGGNLQKFIVGREIMLKPKVMIVAQPTWGVDVGAAAVLRQALLDLSRTGVAILVVSEELEELFEICDSIAVLAQGRLSPAQPKTSLNAESVGLQMAGLFPKTPLTVHAEFDHASA, from the coding sequence ATGAGCACCTCCGTCCCTCGCCTGGAACTGCTTAACATCACCAAACGTTACCCGACAATCGTCGCCAACGCGGACGTCAGCCTGTCGGTCATGCCCGGTGAAATCCACGCCATTCTCGGCGAAAACGGTGCCGGCAAAAGCACCCTGATGAAAATCATCTACGGCGCCGTCAAGGCCGACGCCGGAACGATCCGGATGAACGGCGAGGACATCGCGATCACCAATCCGGCCCAGGCCCGGCGCCTCGGCATCGGCATGGTCTTCCAGCATTTTTCGCTGTTCGAAACGTTGACGGTCGCCGAAAACATCGCACTGGTGCTCGACGAACCTTTCGACCTGGCGGCGTTGTCGCAGCGCGTCAAACAGATTTCCGAACGCTACGGACTGCCGCTCGACCCGGATCGCCGCGTGCATAGCCTGTCGGTCGGCGAACGCCAACGCGTCGAAATCGTCCGTTGCCTGCTGCAGAATCCGACGCTGCTGATTCTCGACGAACCCACTTCGGTACTGACGCCGCAAGCCGTCGAAAAGCTTTTCGACACGCTGCGCCAACTCGCCGCCGAAGGCGTCTCGATCCTCTATATCAGCCACAAGCTGCACGAGATTCAAGCGCTCTGCGATCGCGCCACGATTCTGCGCAACGGCCGCGTCACCGGCACCGCCAATCCGCGCGAAGAATCACCGGCCAGCCTGGCGCGCATGATGATCGGACGCGAACTGCCGGTCTGCGAAGCGCCCCCCTATCTCGGCGAACGCCGTCCCATGCTGACGGTACAACACCTGAACCTGACCTCCGCCGGCCCGTTCGGCTCCTCGCTGCATGACGTCTCTCTGACCGTGCATAGCGGCGAAATCCTCGGCATCGCTGGCATCTCGGGCAACGGCCAAGCGGAACTGATGGCTGCGATTTCCGGCGAGCATCCAGTCCATAAGGACGCGGTCCGACTCGACGGCAAGCCGATCGGCCATCTCAACGCCGGCAACCGCCGCGCCAAAGGCCTCGTCTACGTTCCCGAAGAACGCCTCGGCCGCGGCACCGTACCGCCGCTGAGCCTGAGTCGCAATGCCCTGCTCACGGCGCACCGCCATGGCATGAAACACTGGGGACTCGTCCGCTACGGCAAGGCGCGCGATTATGCCGAAGAATGCGTCGCGCGCTTTGACGTCCGCGGCGGCGGCGCCGGCACCAACGCCCGAGCGCTTTCCGGCGGCAACCTGCAAAAATTCATTGTCGGTCGCGAGATCATGCTCAAACCCAAGGTCATGATCGTCGCCCAGCCCACCTGGGGCGTCGATGTCGGCGCGGCCGCAGTACTGCGTCAGGCGCTACTCGACCTTTCGCGTACCGGCGTTGCGATCCTCGTCGTTTCGGAAGAACTCGAAGAACTCTTTGAAATCTGCGACAGCATCGCCGTCCTCGCCCAGGGACGGCTGTCGCCGGCGCAACCGAAAACCAGCCTCAACGCCGAATCGGTCGGCCTGCAAATGGCCGGACTCTTTCCCAAAACACCCCTGACCGTGCACGCCGAATTTGATCATGCATCTGCTTGA
- a CDS encoding Bax inhibitor-1/YccA family protein, producing MQQPYHLTQQGTQVDTLQQNRVLRNTYLLLALSMVPTVLGALIGVQMRFSFFAGSPFISFIVFLGIAFAFMWGIERTKHSATGVVLLLGFTFFMGLMLSRILQVALGFSNGGSLIATAAGGTGAIFFALAGVATVSKKDFSFMGKFLFIGMIVVLLASLANIFFMIPALSLTISALVVMIFSAYILFDISRIVNGGEDNYITATLAVYLDIYNVFVSLLNLLMAFSGDRD from the coding sequence ATGCAACAGCCCTATCATTTGACACAACAAGGCACTCAGGTCGATACGCTGCAGCAGAACCGAGTGCTGCGTAATACCTATCTGCTTCTTGCGCTGTCGATGGTGCCAACGGTTCTCGGGGCGTTGATCGGCGTGCAGATGCGCTTCTCGTTCTTTGCCGGCAGTCCGTTCATTTCCTTCATCGTGTTCCTCGGCATCGCCTTCGCCTTCATGTGGGGGATCGAGCGGACCAAGCACAGCGCAACCGGCGTCGTCCTGCTGCTCGGCTTCACCTTCTTCATGGGGTTGATGCTGTCGCGCATCCTGCAGGTCGCGCTCGGCTTCTCCAACGGCGGCAGCCTGATCGCAACGGCGGCAGGCGGTACCGGGGCGATCTTCTTCGCTCTGGCGGGCGTCGCGACGGTGAGCAAGAAGGACTTCAGCTTCATGGGCAAGTTCCTCTTCATCGGCATGATCGTTGTTCTGCTGGCCTCGCTGGCGAACATCTTCTTCATGATTCCGGCCCTGTCGCTGACGATCTCGGCGCTGGTCGTGATGATTTTCTCCGCTTACATCCTGTTCGATATCAGCCGGATCGTGAACGGCGGCGAGGATAACTACATCACGGCGACGCTGGCGGTGTATCTCGACATCTACAACGTCTTCGTCAGCCTGCTCAATCTCCTGATGGCGTTCAGCGGCGATCGCGACTGA
- a CDS encoding polysaccharide deacetylase family protein yields MKRIALKIDVDTLTGTRIGTPALAQLLARHQTKGTFFFTLGPDRAGRQKGAESLKRFYSLATRLRGRLLPSTDIGRRTPDILRRIQSEGHEVALHARDRVAWETGIDKAATVWIDAEISRAEKRFAEIFSERPTAFAAPGWKSQRHALRLTQRLGYSYASDTRGSHPFIPVIDGEIVACPQLPTTLPTIDEVLALDPALSTADAYERILKLSLAIPGDHVFTLRAEIEGIRFLTEFEKQIADWKDAGVALVPLRELRADTAVALLPRHVVEWAEIPGRRGLRMVQGPAYPLGE; encoded by the coding sequence ATGAAACGCATCGCACTGAAAATCGACGTCGACACCCTGACCGGAACGCGCATCGGCACGCCGGCGCTCGCCCAATTACTGGCCCGCCATCAAACCAAGGGCACCTTCTTTTTCACTCTCGGACCGGATCGCGCCGGACGCCAGAAAGGCGCCGAATCGCTCAAGCGTTTCTATTCGCTCGCCACGCGCCTGCGCGGCCGCCTGTTGCCGTCGACCGACATCGGCCGGCGCACGCCCGACATCCTGCGCCGGATTCAGTCAGAAGGCCACGAGGTCGCCCTGCACGCGCGCGACCGCGTCGCCTGGGAAACCGGTATCGACAAAGCGGCCACGGTGTGGATCGACGCTGAAATATCCCGTGCGGAAAAACGCTTCGCCGAAATATTCTCGGAAAGGCCCACCGCCTTCGCCGCCCCCGGCTGGAAAAGCCAGCGTCATGCACTGCGCCTGACCCAGCGGCTTGGTTACAGTTACGCCAGCGACACGCGCGGAAGCCACCCTTTCATCCCGGTCATCGACGGGGAAATCGTCGCGTGTCCGCAGCTTCCGACCACGCTGCCGACCATCGACGAAGTACTGGCACTCGACCCGGCGCTGAGCACCGCCGACGCCTACGAACGCATTCTAAAACTGTCGCTCGCCATTCCCGGCGACCATGTATTCACACTGCGCGCCGAAATCGAAGGCATCCGCTTTCTCACCGAGTTCGAAAAGCAGATCGCCGACTGGAAAGACGCAGGCGTCGCTCTCGTGCCGCTGCGCGAACTTCGTGCCGACACGGCCGTCGCACTGCTGCCGCGACATGTCGTCGAATGGGCGGAGATTCCCGGTCGCAGGGGCCTGCGCATGGTGCAAGGCCCGGCCTACCCGCTCGGCGAATGA
- a CDS encoding Mth938-like domain-containing protein — translation MPQFMTLPPDGNNPPYTFTAYGDTHVCVNAIRHDINIIVMKDRLIPAWTQNRFASLTIEDMEMLAPLNAEVILFGTGRQLRFPPAELMRPLALAGKVLDVMDIHAACRTYNLLSCEGRSVAAVLLFD, via the coding sequence ATGCCGCAATTTATGACGCTTCCGCCCGACGGCAACAATCCGCCCTACACGTTCACGGCGTACGGAGACACCCACGTCTGCGTCAACGCGATCCGTCACGACATCAACATCATTGTCATGAAAGACCGGCTGATTCCGGCCTGGACACAAAACAGATTCGCATCGCTGACGATCGAAGACATGGAGATGCTGGCGCCGCTTAATGCTGAAGTCATTCTTTTCGGCACCGGCCGGCAGCTGCGTTTCCCACCCGCCGAATTGATGCGGCCGCTCGCCCTTGCCGGCAAGGTGCTGGACGTCATGGACATCCACGCCGCCTGCCGTACCTATAACCTGCTGAGCTGCGAGGGCCGCAGCGTTGCGGCAGTGCTGCTCTTTGACTGA
- a CDS encoding pyridoxal phosphate-dependent aminotransferase gives MKPVLKSHKLANVCYDIRGPVLQEAKRMEDEGHKIIKLNIGNLGAFGFDSPEEIQLDMIRNLQNAAGYSDSKGIFAARKAVMHYTQQKQIKGVTLEDIYIGNGVSELIVMSMNALLNAGDEVLVPAPDYPLWTAAVSLSGGTPRHYLCDESNGWLPDVDDIRAKITPNTRAIVVINPNNPTGAVYPDDLLLEIVAVAREHGLIIYADEVYDKVLYDGVQHTALASLSEDVLTISFNGLSKNYRSCGYRAGWMVVSGDKRPARDYIEGLDMLASMRLCANVPGQYGIQTALGGYQSINDLVLPGGRLYRQREVAHDLITSIPGVSCVKPKATLYMFPRLDPKVYPITDDQLFIKELLQQERVLLVQGTGFNWPQPDHFRLVFLPYEDDLREAIARIARFLEGYRKRYGTGA, from the coding sequence ATGAAACCGGTATTGAAATCGCACAAGCTGGCCAACGTCTGTTATGACATTCGCGGACCCGTGCTCCAGGAAGCGAAGCGGATGGAGGACGAAGGTCACAAGATCATCAAGCTCAACATCGGCAATCTCGGCGCCTTTGGCTTCGATTCGCCGGAAGAGATCCAGCTCGACATGATCCGCAATCTGCAGAACGCGGCAGGTTATTCGGATTCAAAGGGCATTTTCGCGGCGCGCAAAGCCGTGATGCACTACACCCAGCAGAAGCAGATCAAGGGCGTCACGCTCGAAGACATCTATATCGGCAACGGCGTTTCCGAACTGATCGTCATGTCGATGAATGCGTTGCTCAATGCTGGCGACGAGGTGTTGGTACCGGCCCCCGATTACCCGCTGTGGACGGCGGCGGTGAGCCTGTCGGGCGGGACGCCGCGCCATTATCTGTGCGACGAGAGCAACGGCTGGCTGCCGGATGTCGACGACATCCGTGCGAAGATCACGCCGAATACGCGCGCTATCGTCGTCATCAACCCGAACAACCCGACTGGAGCAGTGTACCCGGACGATCTGCTACTCGAGATCGTGGCTGTCGCGCGTGAGCACGGATTGATTATTTATGCCGACGAGGTTTATGACAAGGTCTTGTACGACGGTGTGCAGCATACGGCGCTCGCTTCTCTGTCCGAAGATGTTCTGACAATCAGCTTCAACGGCTTGTCGAAGAATTACCGCTCGTGCGGCTATCGGGCCGGCTGGATGGTGGTCTCCGGCGACAAGCGCCCGGCGCGCGACTATATCGAGGGACTCGATATGCTCGCTTCGATGCGCTTGTGCGCCAACGTGCCGGGACAATACGGGATTCAGACGGCACTCGGCGGCTATCAGAGCATCAACGACCTGGTGTTGCCGGGCGGGCGTCTGTACCGCCAGCGCGAGGTCGCGCATGATCTGATTACGTCGATTCCTGGCGTTTCCTGCGTCAAGCCGAAAGCGACGCTGTACATGTTCCCGCGTCTCGATCCGAAGGTCTATCCGATTACGGACGATCAGTTATTCATCAAGGAACTTTTGCAGCAGGAGCGTGTTCTTCTGGTGCAGGGCACTGGCTTCAACTGGCCGCAGCCGGATCACTTCCGCCTGGTTTTCCTGCCCTATGAGGACGACCTGCGCGAAGCGATCGCGCGCATTGCTCGTTTCCTCGAGGGGTATCGCAAACGTTACGGGACGGGAGCCTGA
- a CDS encoding GNAT family N-acetyltransferase: protein MQAVAVTDDAGAVLSAGWLARAEAVHRQLRPALPDDYCARMTAIFANGGRMAVVVDGEAVLAVSIWRMIENTSEGRRLYVDDLVSDDAHRSQGVGKCLLGWLEQKAVSLGCDALALDSGVQRAGAHRFYFREGMHIPAFCFRKALK, encoded by the coding sequence ATGCAGGCAGTGGCCGTGACCGACGATGCCGGTGCGGTCCTGTCGGCCGGGTGGCTCGCCAGGGCGGAGGCAGTACATCGCCAGTTGCGGCCGGCTCTTCCGGACGATTATTGCGCCCGCATGACGGCGATCTTCGCCAATGGCGGACGCATGGCGGTGGTGGTCGATGGCGAGGCAGTGCTCGCCGTGTCGATCTGGCGGATGATCGAAAATACCAGCGAGGGACGGCGGCTGTATGTCGACGACCTCGTCAGCGACGATGCGCATCGCTCACAAGGCGTTGGCAAGTGTTTGCTCGGTTGGTTGGAACAGAAGGCGGTGTCTTTGGGGTGCGATGCCCTGGCGCTGGATTCCGGCGTGCAACGGGCGGGCGCCCATCGATTTTATTTTCGCGAGGGAATGCATATTCCCGCATTTTGTTTTAGGAAGGCATTGAAATGA
- a CDS encoding homoserine dehydrogenase: MKAMSVGLLGIGTVGGGTYSVLKRNSEEITRRAGRPIEITVVADKNLELARQVTGGSCRLTDDAFSVVTDPDVDIVIELIGGYGIARELVLKAIENGKHVVTANKALLAKHGNEIFDAAQKKGVMVAFEAAVAGGIPIIKALREGLTANRIEWIAGIINGTTNFILTEMREKGLPFDVVLKEAQRLGYAEADPTFDVEGIDAAHKLSIMSAIAFGNRVSFDQASVEGITKLEAVDIKYAEQLGYRIKLLGITKRMPEGVELRVHPTLIPSKRLIANVEGAMNAVLAKGDAVGATLYYGKGAGAEPTASAVIADLVDVTRMHTSDPENRVPHLAFQPDAVVDLPILPLSEVVTSYYLRLRVEDKPGVLADITRILADQQISIDAMFQREPAEGEDQADIIMLTHQTKEKNIDAAISRINALSVVTGKTIRLRMEELL; this comes from the coding sequence ATGAAGGCAATGAGCGTCGGTCTGTTGGGCATTGGTACCGTCGGTGGCGGCACCTATTCCGTTCTCAAGCGCAATAGCGAAGAAATTACGCGGCGGGCCGGGCGACCGATCGAGATTACGGTGGTTGCCGACAAGAATCTCGAGTTGGCGCGACAGGTGACGGGCGGTTCGTGTCGCCTTACCGACGATGCCTTTTCGGTGGTGACGGATCCGGATGTTGATATCGTCATTGAATTGATCGGCGGTTACGGTATCGCCCGCGAACTCGTGCTCAAGGCGATCGAAAACGGCAAGCATGTGGTGACGGCCAACAAGGCGCTGCTCGCCAAGCATGGCAACGAGATTTTCGATGCGGCGCAGAAGAAGGGCGTGATGGTCGCGTTCGAGGCCGCCGTTGCCGGCGGTATCCCGATCATCAAGGCTTTGCGCGAGGGCCTGACGGCCAACCGCATCGAATGGATCGCCGGCATCATCAATGGCACGACCAATTTCATCCTGACCGAAATGCGCGAAAAAGGCCTGCCGTTCGACGTCGTGCTCAAGGAGGCGCAGCGGCTCGGGTATGCCGAAGCCGATCCGACCTTCGATGTCGAAGGGATCGACGCGGCGCACAAGCTGTCGATCATGAGCGCCATCGCTTTCGGTAATCGGGTCAGCTTCGATCAGGCCTCGGTCGAGGGGATCACCAAGCTCGAAGCCGTCGACATCAAGTATGCCGAGCAACTGGGCTACCGGATCAAGCTGCTCGGGATCACCAAGCGGATGCCGGAAGGGGTGGAGTTGCGTGTGCATCCGACGCTGATTCCATCGAAGCGTCTAATCGCCAACGTCGAAGGCGCGATGAATGCCGTGCTCGCCAAGGGCGATGCGGTGGGCGCGACACTCTATTATGGTAAGGGTGCCGGTGCCGAGCCGACCGCGTCGGCGGTCATCGCCGATCTCGTCGATGTTACGCGCATGCATACTTCCGATCCGGAGAACCGGGTACCGCATCTGGCGTTTCAGCCCGATGCTGTGGTCGATCTGCCGATTCTGCCGTTGTCCGAAGTCGTCACCAGCTATTACCTGCGTTTGCGCGTTGAAGACAAGCCGGGCGTGCTGGCCGACATCACCCGCATCCTCGCCGATCAGCAGATTTCGATCGACGCGATGTTCCAGCGGGAACCGGCGGAAGGCGAAGACCAGGCTGATATCATCATGCTGACGCACCAGACGAAGGAAAAGAACATCGATGCGGCGATCTCCCGCATCAATGCCTTGTCCGTCGTGACCGGCAAGACGATCCGGCTGCGCATGGAAGAGCTGCTTTAA
- a CDS encoding DUF1318 domain-containing protein, which translates to MLSLAACESTPNHLLTYAAAGTEIQAERLVGQMFGEDVWPLPYQGRQGAINISEPLARMQARFPALQRHFELGEIGLTDDGRIAVRDVEHVSPEVFQLVREENDDRDVFYYGMCIAVGHGNNSLVFWLPYVRSTFGKAWQNKSPAGWWRISSKGDWFKK; encoded by the coding sequence GTGCTGTCCCTGGCGGCGTGCGAGAGCACGCCCAACCACCTGCTGACCTATGCCGCCGCCGGGACGGAAATCCAGGCGGAACGACTGGTTGGCCAGATGTTCGGTGAGGATGTCTGGCCCTTGCCTTATCAGGGGCGGCAAGGCGCGATCAATATTTCCGAGCCGTTGGCACGCATGCAGGCGCGTTTCCCGGCCCTACAACGTCATTTTGAACTCGGCGAGATCGGTCTCACGGACGACGGCAGAATCGCCGTTCGTGACGTGGAGCATGTTTCGCCGGAAGTGTTTCAGCTTGTCCGCGAAGAAAATGATGATCGGGACGTGTTCTATTACGGCATGTGTATCGCCGTCGGGCATGGCAATAATTCGCTTGTCTTCTGGTTGCCCTATGTTCGCTCGACCTTTGGCAAGGCTTGGCAGAATAAGTCGCCGGCCGGATGGTGGCGGATCAGCAGCAAGGGCGATTGGTTTAAAAAATAA
- a CDS encoding GGDEF domain-containing protein encodes MNRSTPQIFLSNRLASRRLHRRPVLMASSYLPPAVAHSSPRAPRILTGLPESVVRDAGMLELLAAEMRIAELEKALEEAREAALVDPLTGALNRRGFEQACEREMARVARFGTRFCVVEIDLDDFKRLNDSLGHAVGDRALKHLVSRLQRSLRPSDVVARFGGEEFVVMLPDTGIDAALGVVRRFLQEFSASTIPGTSQRMSFSAGVAMTCGNEDLDDVIQRADQAMYVAKGQGKRCVVAA; translated from the coding sequence ATGAACCGCAGTACGCCGCAAATCTTCCTGTCGAATCGACTGGCTTCGCGCCGTCTTCACCGTCGTCCGGTGCTCATGGCTTCGTCGTATTTGCCGCCTGCTGTCGCGCACTCTTCTCCGCGTGCGCCCCGTATCCTGACCGGCTTGCCTGAAAGTGTCGTGCGCGATGCGGGCATGCTGGAGTTGTTGGCGGCGGAGATGCGGATCGCTGAATTGGAAAAGGCCCTGGAAGAAGCGCGCGAGGCAGCGTTGGTCGATCCGCTCACCGGCGCGTTGAATCGGCGCGGCTTCGAACAGGCCTGCGAACGCGAAATGGCGAGGGTCGCTCGCTTTGGGACTCGGTTTTGCGTCGTCGAGATCGATCTCGACGATTTCAAGCGGCTCAACGATTCTCTGGGGCATGCGGTCGGTGACCGTGCGCTGAAACATCTGGTCAGTCGCCTCCAGCGCTCCTTGCGGCCTTCTGACGTCGTCGCGCGCTTTGGCGGCGAGGAATTCGTCGTGATGTTGCCGGATACCGGCATCGACGCGGCGCTCGGCGTCGTTCGCCGCTTCCTGCAGGAGTTCTCCGCGTCGACTATTCCCGGCACCTCGCAGCGCATGAGCTTCAGCGCTGGCGTGGCAATGACCTGCGGCAATGAAGATCTCGACGACGTGATTCAGCGTGCGGATCAGGCGATGTATGTCGCCAAAGGTCAGGGCAAGCGCTGCGTCGTCGCGGCGTAA
- the thrC gene encoding threonine synthase, giving the protein MRYISTRDDSSTPARKTFTDILLGGLAPDGGLYLPESYPQITRAELDAWRGLSYAELAFAVISKFVDDIPADDLKALIDKTYTAAVYCNGRNPEQAAEITPVRWLEPGLGLLELSNGPTLAFKDMAMQLLGNLFEYVLEKRGETINILGATSGDTGSAAEYAMRGKRGIRVFMLSPHNRMSAFQRAQMFSLQDANIFNIAVRGMFDDAQDIVKAVSNDHDFKSRYKIGAVNSINWARVLAQTVYYVRAYLAGTRSNDEQIVLSVPSGNFGNICAGHIARMMGVPIARLVLATNENDVLDEFFRTGVYRPRGTAETMVTSSPSMDISKASNFERFVFDLVGRDPKVVRELWASVDAGGSFDLSGTPYFAKLPSFGFASGKSCHADRLATIRRIHAQYGIMVDTHTADGLKVAAEHRLPGIATLALETALPAKFEETIVEALGTTPARPASMVGIENLPQRVEVMDVDVEAVKRYVERHCN; this is encoded by the coding sequence ATGCGTTATATCTCGACTCGCGACGATTCGTCGACGCCCGCCCGTAAAACTTTCACCGATATTTTGCTGGGCGGATTGGCGCCAGATGGCGGTCTGTATCTGCCGGAATCATATCCGCAGATTACGCGTGCCGAACTGGATGCCTGGCGAGGCCTCTCGTATGCGGAACTGGCCTTCGCCGTTATTTCGAAATTCGTGGACGACATCCCTGCAGACGATCTCAAGGCGCTGATCGACAAGACCTATACGGCGGCGGTCTATTGCAATGGCCGCAATCCCGAGCAGGCCGCCGAGATCACGCCGGTACGCTGGCTGGAGCCGGGGCTCGGGCTGCTTGAATTGTCCAACGGGCCGACGCTGGCGTTCAAGGATATGGCGATGCAGTTGCTCGGCAACCTGTTCGAGTATGTTCTGGAAAAGCGCGGAGAAACCATCAACATCCTCGGTGCGACCTCGGGTGATACCGGGTCGGCGGCCGAATACGCAATGCGCGGCAAGCGTGGTATCCGTGTCTTCATGCTCTCGCCGCACAACCGGATGAGCGCTTTCCAGCGTGCGCAGATGTTTTCGCTGCAGGATGCCAATATCTTCAACATCGCCGTGCGCGGCATGTTCGACGACGCGCAGGACATCGTCAAGGCGGTCTCGAATGATCATGACTTCAAGTCGCGCTACAAGATCGGTGCGGTCAATTCGATCAACTGGGCGCGCGTGCTGGCGCAGACCGTCTATTACGTGCGTGCTTACCTGGCCGGTACCCGTTCCAATGACGAGCAGATTGTCCTGTCGGTGCCCTCTGGCAATTTCGGCAATATCTGCGCCGGCCACATCGCGCGCATGATGGGCGTGCCGATCGCCCGCCTGGTGCTGGCGACCAACGAGAACGACGTGCTCGACGAGTTTTTCCGGACCGGCGTCTATCGCCCGCGTGGCACGGCGGAAACGATGGTGACGTCGAGTCCGTCGATGGATATTTCGAAAGCATCGAACTTCGAGCGTTTTGTCTTCGATCTCGTCGGGCGCGATCCGAAGGTGGTGCGCGAACTATGGGCGAGCGTCGACGCCGGTGGCAGTTTCGATCTTTCCGGCACGCCGTATTTTGCCAAGTTGCCGAGCTTCGGCTTCGCGTCGGGCAAGAGCTGCCATGCCGATCGCCTGGCGACGATCCGGCGCATTCATGCGCAATACGGCATCATGGTCGATACGCATACGGCCGACGGTCTCAAGGTGGCGGCCGAGCACCGTTTGCCGGGAATCGCCACGCTGGCGCTGGAGACGGCCTTGCCGGCCAAGTTCGAGGAAACGATTGTCGAGGCGCTCGGCACGACGCCGGCGCGGCCGGCGTCGATGGTCGGCATCGAGAATTTGCCGCAGCGTGTCGAGGTCATGGACGTCGACGTCGAGGCGGTCAAGCGCTACGTCGAGCGCCACTGCAACTGA